A stretch of the Deinococcus detaillensis genome encodes the following:
- a CDS encoding winged helix-turn-helix domain-containing protein, whose translation RAFGRDEIIERLWRGEGSVEHKVIDVYVSTLRRKTHDTLIDTIRGTGYRLGRGTS comes from the coding sequence GCCGGGCGTTTGGAAGGGACGAGATTATTGAGCGGCTGTGGCGCGGCGAGGGAAGCGTGGAGCATAAAGTGATTGACGTGTATGTCAGCACCCTGCGCCGCAAAACCCACGACACCCTCATTGACACCATTCGCGGTACCGGCTACCGCCTCGGGCGCGGCACGTCGTGA
- a CDS encoding sensor histidine kinase encodes MSRWSLRLKLTLGYALVFAVSIVLGAVGVYVVSSASLTASLDQTLRETAAVAQASIETQNGQSSFSPELKATGDLTIELLSSRGKRLASIGADEDIKEDKAKPPPLQLGAMGFDNNRVFTQRLAGGQYLRISRPSDTLTELLTDLARILLYGSILMIAVACLVGYVLADRALKPVDAVARTAAAIAGRGNYRERVPAMSGHDEMARLTNTVNAMLDQLEHTIEHEKQFARIAAHELRTPLTVLKGRLELTLERPRDAAAYQKALSSMQGRVDALIALSESLLALSRTDAPARLEPVDLAAAVTLASEQFGEIARTSDKRIELSLTESWVSAEAEGVQRVISNLLENALKYSSGETVKLSVKSQVLTVSSAGAGPERDQWTRLLQPFERGSGVQGISGSGLGLALVAALTRRWNAELVPQWSPARFDVEVQFQAARPPTGQATLVLHTQPTAHSTKGQMPL; translated from the coding sequence TTGAGCCGTTGGAGCCTGCGCCTCAAACTCACACTGGGCTACGCGCTGGTGTTTGCTGTCTCCATCGTGTTGGGCGCGGTGGGTGTTTACGTGGTCTCCAGCGCGTCACTCACCGCGTCACTGGATCAGACGCTGCGGGAAACTGCTGCCGTCGCGCAGGCCAGTATTGAAACCCAGAACGGCCAGTCCTCGTTTTCGCCAGAGTTGAAAGCCACAGGCGACCTGACCATCGAACTGCTGTCTTCCAGGGGCAAACGTCTGGCCAGCATAGGAGCGGACGAAGACATTAAAGAAGACAAAGCCAAGCCGCCACCACTCCAACTCGGCGCGATGGGCTTTGACAACAACCGTGTGTTCACCCAACGTCTGGCAGGCGGACAGTATCTGCGAATCTCACGGCCCAGCGACACGCTAACAGAGCTGCTCACCGATCTGGCCCGCATCCTACTTTACGGCAGCATTTTGATGATCGCCGTAGCCTGTTTGGTTGGCTACGTGCTGGCTGACCGTGCCCTAAAGCCCGTGGACGCGGTAGCGCGAACCGCCGCTGCGATTGCTGGACGTGGCAATTACCGTGAGCGCGTTCCGGCGATGAGCGGCCACGACGAAATGGCCCGCCTGACCAACACCGTCAACGCCATGCTCGATCAGTTGGAACACACCATCGAGCACGAAAAACAGTTTGCCCGCATCGCCGCCCACGAACTCCGCACGCCACTGACCGTACTCAAAGGCCGCTTGGAACTCACGCTGGAGCGCCCACGCGACGCCGCCGCTTACCAAAAGGCGCTCAGCAGCATGCAGGGACGGGTCGACGCCCTCATTGCCTTATCTGAAAGTTTGCTGGCGCTTTCTCGCACGGACGCGCCCGCGCGACTGGAGCCGGTGGACCTCGCTGCTGCGGTGACCTTGGCAAGTGAGCAGTTCGGTGAGATAGCCCGCACTTCAGACAAGCGAATCGAACTTTCGCTCACCGAAAGCTGGGTCAGCGCTGAAGCTGAAGGCGTGCAGCGGGTCATCAGCAATCTGCTTGAAAACGCCCTCAAGTACAGCAGCGGTGAGACGGTGAAACTAAGCGTAAAATCGCAGGTACTCACTGTCAGCAGTGCGGGCGCGGGGCCTGAGCGTGACCAGTGGACGCGGCTGCTGCAGCCTTTTGAACGTGGCAGCGGCGTTCAAGGTATTTCAGGAAGCGGGCTGGGTTTGGCTTTGGTGGCCGCGTTGACCCGCCGCTGGAACGCAGAGCTAGTGCCGCAGTGGAGTCCAGCGCGTTTTGACGTGGAAGTGCAATTTCAAGCCGCACGGCCTCCAACCGGCCAAGCGACTTTGGTGCTGCACACTCAGCCCACTGCGCATTCAACGAAAGGCCAGATGCCGCTTTGA
- a CDS encoding PIG-L deacetylase family protein has translation MKWFRVLGKKRLIVLPAAVVLVLAAWINLPLLSQVFDQSSDVVAALPQVTAFKRGQRLLVLSPHPDDETLCCAGMIQQAQAAGAAVYIVWVTAGDGFEVAAALSQRTLKPSIHDMRALGQLRTNEAHRASAVLGVPLGHTFMLGYPDGGLFALFTTNFEEPYTAPRTGAAKVYVTGALTPSAPFSGQSLEADLEKVLSTVQPDLVLAPAPQDFHPDHRTLSYIALRLLSARHQASRLRFWVVHGGLEWPLPKGLHPKLALTLPPLAAQLPWTQVTLTPGQETLKARATEQYQSQTRIMSRFMHSFVRTNELLSPEAAAEERLSPPKTSP, from the coding sequence TTGAAATGGTTCAGGGTGCTCGGCAAAAAACGCTTGATTGTCCTGCCTGCTGCGGTGGTGCTGGTCTTGGCTGCTTGGATTAATCTACCGCTGCTGAGCCAAGTCTTTGACCAAAGTAGCGATGTGGTGGCCGCTCTGCCTCAAGTAACAGCTTTTAAGCGCGGTCAGCGACTCCTCGTTCTCTCGCCGCATCCCGACGATGAAACGCTGTGTTGTGCGGGCATGATTCAGCAAGCCCAAGCTGCTGGAGCGGCTGTGTATATCGTTTGGGTCACAGCAGGAGACGGCTTTGAAGTCGCTGCCGCGCTGAGTCAGCGTACCCTTAAGCCCAGCATTCATGACATGCGGGCGCTGGGCCAACTCCGCACCAACGAAGCTCACCGCGCCTCTGCGGTGCTGGGTGTGCCGCTGGGTCATACATTCATGTTGGGCTATCCAGATGGCGGTCTCTTTGCCCTGTTTACCACCAACTTTGAAGAGCCGTATACTGCGCCGCGCACGGGAGCAGCCAAGGTGTATGTCACGGGCGCACTGACACCGAGCGCTCCATTTAGTGGTCAGTCCCTGGAAGCAGATTTGGAGAAAGTGCTCAGCACTGTCCAGCCTGACTTGGTGCTGGCTCCAGCGCCGCAAGATTTTCACCCTGATCACCGCACGCTGTCGTATATCGCTCTGCGGCTGCTCTCAGCACGGCACCAAGCTTCACGGTTGAGATTTTGGGTGGTTCACGGCGGTCTGGAGTGGCCGCTGCCCAAGGGACTGCATCCTAAGCTCGCTCTCACCTTACCGCCGCTGGCTGCTCAGTTGCCGTGGACGCAGGTGACGCTCACGCCGGGTCAAGAAACCCTCAAAGCGCGGGCCACCGAGCAGTATCAAAGCCAGACCCGCATCATGAGCCG